One genomic region from Nocardioides plantarum encodes:
- a CDS encoding SRPBCC family protein, producing the protein MAQVTATTETTLSVAPTVALAALADYADTRPAILTEAYTDYAVESGGVGSGTVATWRLHATKKRVRHVVADVVVDASRVIETDRNSSMVTTYAVVPDGATGTRVVVTTTWDGAGGVGGFFERTFAPKGLARIHDGVLANLAQRLG; encoded by the coding sequence ATGGCCCAGGTCACCGCCACCACCGAGACCACCCTGTCGGTCGCCCCGACCGTCGCGCTCGCCGCGCTCGCCGACTACGCCGACACCCGGCCCGCGATCCTCACCGAGGCCTACACCGACTACGCCGTCGAGTCCGGCGGGGTCGGCAGCGGCACCGTCGCGACCTGGCGGCTGCACGCCACCAAGAAGCGCGTGCGCCACGTCGTCGCCGACGTGGTCGTCGACGCCTCCCGCGTGATCGAGACCGACCGCAACTCCTCCATGGTCACGACGTACGCCGTGGTGCCCGACGGCGCCACCGGGACCCGGGTCGTGGTGACGACGACCTGGGACGGCGCCGGCGGCGTCGGGGGGTTCTTCGAGCGCACCTTCGCACCGAAGGGCCTGGCCCGTATCCACGACGGCGTGCTCGCCAACCTCGCCCAGCGCCTGGGCTGA
- the treZ gene encoding malto-oligosyltrehalose trehalohydrolase, which produces MTLPRRGPFDVWAPRATRLRLSVADAIVDMHQTDGGWWTPSGTTPDPTTGDVDYGYLIDDADAPRPDPRSRRQPEGVHQRSRTHRPESFSWSDDTWTGRQLAGAVVYELHLGTFTPEGTLDAALGRLDHLRSIGVDLVELMPVNSFNGTHNWGYDGVAWYAVDETYGGPEAYQRFVDGCHAAGLGVVQDVVYNHLGPSGNYLPLFGPYLKDGRNTWGDLVNLDGEGSAEVRRYVIDNALMWFADFHVDALRLDAVHALHDESPTHLLEELAIEVAALSAHLGRPLTLIAESDLNDPRLITPREAHGYGLDAQWSDDFHHAVHVALTRETTGYYADFEPLAALAKVVEKGFFHDGTFSSFRGSNHGAAVDTAAMPTWRLVVCSQNHDQIGNRAVGDRITDVLDDDQLACAALLTLAGPFTPMLFQGEEWAARTPFQFFTSHTEPELGKATAEGRIAEFAQMGWDPAVVPDPQDPATFERSKLDWSELDEPRGARMLQVYRDLARLRRELPELTDPSFARTSCEVDEETRFFTMRRGGLDVLVNFGDTEVTAPIGPATLLFETESGVGLTEGGIRLPAHAGALVRLTP; this is translated from the coding sequence ATGACGCTCCCTCGCCGCGGACCGTTCGACGTGTGGGCTCCCCGCGCGACCCGCCTGCGACTGTCGGTGGCCGATGCCATCGTCGACATGCACCAGACGGACGGCGGGTGGTGGACCCCGTCCGGGACCACTCCCGACCCGACGACGGGAGACGTCGACTACGGCTACCTGATCGACGACGCGGACGCGCCCCGACCCGACCCCCGGTCGCGGCGCCAGCCCGAGGGCGTCCACCAACGCTCTCGAACCCACCGCCCCGAGTCCTTCTCGTGGAGCGACGACACGTGGACGGGCCGGCAGCTGGCCGGCGCGGTCGTCTACGAGCTGCACCTCGGTACCTTCACCCCCGAGGGCACCCTCGACGCCGCACTGGGCAGGCTCGACCACCTCCGCTCGATCGGCGTCGACCTCGTCGAGCTGATGCCGGTCAACTCCTTCAACGGCACCCACAACTGGGGCTACGACGGCGTCGCCTGGTACGCCGTCGACGAGACCTACGGCGGGCCCGAGGCCTACCAGCGGTTCGTCGACGGGTGCCACGCCGCCGGGCTCGGCGTCGTGCAGGACGTCGTCTACAACCACCTCGGACCCTCGGGCAACTACCTGCCCCTGTTCGGGCCCTACCTCAAGGACGGGCGCAACACCTGGGGCGACCTGGTGAACCTCGACGGCGAGGGCTCGGCCGAGGTGCGTCGCTACGTCATCGACAACGCGCTGATGTGGTTCGCCGACTTCCACGTCGACGCGCTGCGGCTCGACGCCGTGCACGCGCTGCACGACGAGTCGCCGACCCACCTGCTGGAGGAGCTGGCGATCGAGGTCGCCGCGCTCTCGGCCCACCTGGGCCGGCCGCTGACCCTGATCGCCGAGTCCGACCTCAACGACCCGCGACTGATCACCCCCCGCGAGGCGCACGGCTACGGCCTCGACGCCCAGTGGAGCGACGACTTCCACCACGCGGTCCACGTGGCCCTGACCCGCGAGACCACCGGCTACTACGCCGACTTCGAGCCGCTGGCCGCCCTGGCCAAGGTGGTCGAGAAGGGCTTCTTCCACGACGGCACGTTCAGCTCGTTCCGCGGGAGCAACCACGGTGCCGCCGTCGACACCGCGGCCATGCCGACCTGGCGCCTGGTCGTCTGCAGCCAGAACCACGACCAGATCGGCAACCGCGCCGTCGGCGACCGGATCACCGACGTGCTCGACGACGACCAGCTGGCCTGCGCCGCGCTGCTCACCCTGGCCGGCCCGTTCACGCCCATGCTGTTCCAGGGCGAGGAGTGGGCCGCCCGGACTCCGTTCCAGTTCTTCACCTCCCACACCGAGCCCGAGCTGGGCAAGGCGACGGCCGAGGGTCGGATCGCGGAGTTCGCGCAGATGGGCTGGGACCCCGCGGTCGTGCCCGACCCGCAGGACCCCGCGACCTTCGAGCGCTCCAAGCTCGACTGGTCCGAGCTCGACGAGCCGCGCGGGGCGCGGATGCTGCAGGTCTACCGCGACCTGGCCCGGCTACGACGCGAGCTGCCCGAGCTCACCGACCCGTCCTTCGCGCGCACGTCGTGCGAGGTCGACGAGGAGACCCGGTTCTTCACGATGCGTCGCGGCGGGCTCGACGTGCTGGTCAACTTCGGCGACACCGAGGTCACGGCCCCGATCGGGCCCGCCACGCTGCTCTTCGAGACCGAGTCGGGGGTCGGGCTCACCGAGGGCGGGATCCGGCTCCCGGCTCACGCCGGGGCCCTGGTCCGCCTCACCCCCTAG
- a CDS encoding PLD nuclease N-terminal domain-containing protein translates to MIKVELLFGVVTFCLFVYCLVEVIQTPEIAMRNLPKVVWLLLVLFFPFVGSVAWLVAGRPESGPRRAAAYERHAPHFPEYDRPGRAAAVDPERDDDFLRQVRERAEQQRRRYDQERRARGQEAPPAAEGSEEA, encoded by the coding sequence GTGATCAAAGTCGAGCTGCTCTTCGGTGTGGTGACGTTCTGCCTGTTCGTCTACTGCCTGGTCGAGGTCATCCAGACCCCGGAGATCGCCATGCGCAACCTGCCCAAGGTCGTCTGGCTGCTGCTGGTGCTGTTCTTCCCGTTCGTCGGGTCCGTCGCGTGGCTGGTCGCCGGACGTCCGGAGAGCGGGCCGCGGAGGGCTGCGGCGTACGAGCGGCACGCGCCGCACTTCCCGGAGTACGACCGCCCGGGTCGCGCCGCCGCCGTCGACCCCGAACGGGACGACGACTTCCTGCGCCAGGTGCGGGAGCGCGCCGAGCAGCAGCGCCGGCGCTACGACCAGGAGCGTCGGGCCCGAGGGCAGGAGGCCCCGCCGGCCGCCGAGGGCTCCGAGGAAGCCTGA
- a CDS encoding class I SAM-dependent methyltransferase, whose translation MTRWTEVASAHDGDDYAAAYAERFRRLAAEGADVHGEAGMVARLRPLDPTHQAPPAQVLDAGCGTGRVAVRLHELGYDVVGCDVDASMVEVARAEAPGLDWRVADLTTLDLGETFDVVLLAGNVVPLLEDGTLDQTCHRVAEHLAPDGLLVCGFGTDADHLPDGCPVTDLDTVVAAAGAAGLEEVARWGTWAGDPWSDTGGYVVVLLGLAG comes from the coding sequence GTGACCCGGTGGACCGAGGTCGCCAGCGCCCACGACGGCGACGACTACGCCGCGGCGTACGCCGAGCGGTTCCGTCGGCTCGCCGCCGAGGGCGCCGACGTGCACGGCGAGGCGGGCATGGTGGCGAGGCTGCGGCCGCTCGACCCGACCCACCAGGCCCCACCGGCGCAGGTGCTCGACGCCGGGTGCGGGACCGGCCGGGTCGCCGTACGTCTGCACGAGCTGGGGTACGACGTCGTGGGCTGCGACGTCGACGCCTCGATGGTCGAGGTGGCGCGGGCCGAGGCGCCCGGCCTGGACTGGCGGGTCGCCGACCTGACGACGCTCGACCTGGGCGAGACGTTCGACGTGGTGCTGCTCGCGGGCAACGTGGTCCCGTTGCTCGAGGACGGCACCCTCGACCAGACCTGCCACCGCGTGGCCGAGCACCTCGCACCCGACGGCCTTCTCGTCTGCGGCTTCGGGACCGACGCCGACCACCTGCCCGACGGGTGCCCGGTCACCGACCTCGACACCGTCGTCGCCGCTGCCGGGGCGGCCGGGCTCGAGGAGGTCGCCCGGTGGGGGACGTGGGCGGGCGACCCCTGGAGCGACACGGGCGGCTACGTCGTCGTCCTCCTCGGTCTGGCAGGGTGA
- a CDS encoding NAD-dependent deacylase — protein MRVVVLTGAGISAESGVPTFRDADGLWEGHRVEDVATPEAFDAQPTVVQQFYDARRAALTAVEPNPAHVALGRLEEVLGDDFYLVTQNIDDLHERGGSSRVHHMHGELRSALCRACGMRTEWTGDLVDFPPCPGCGVTELRPDVVWFGEIPYEMDTILGVLRRAELFVSIGTSGAVYPAAGFVQYAARHGARTLELNLQPSEGTSFFHESRQGPAGLLVPTWVDEVLGSVGPG, from the coding sequence GTGCGTGTCGTCGTCCTCACCGGTGCCGGGATCTCCGCCGAGAGCGGGGTGCCGACGTTCCGCGACGCCGACGGCCTGTGGGAGGGCCACCGGGTCGAGGACGTCGCGACACCGGAGGCCTTCGACGCCCAGCCCACGGTCGTCCAGCAGTTCTACGACGCCCGCCGTGCGGCGCTGACGGCCGTCGAGCCCAACCCCGCCCACGTCGCGCTGGGTCGGCTCGAGGAGGTGCTCGGCGACGACTTCTACCTCGTCACCCAGAACATCGACGACCTCCACGAGCGCGGCGGCTCGTCGCGGGTGCACCACATGCACGGCGAGCTGCGCTCGGCGCTGTGCCGTGCCTGCGGCATGCGCACCGAGTGGACCGGCGACCTGGTCGACTTCCCGCCCTGCCCGGGCTGCGGGGTGACCGAGCTGCGCCCCGACGTGGTGTGGTTCGGCGAGATCCCCTACGAGATGGACACCATCCTCGGCGTGCTGCGCCGCGCCGAGCTGTTCGTGTCGATCGGCACCTCCGGGGCGGTCTACCCGGCGGCCGGGTTCGTCCAGTACGCCGCCCGGCACGGCGCCCGCACGCTCGAGCTCAACCTGCAGCCGAGCGAGGGCACGTCGTTCTTCCACGAGTCGCGCCAGGGTCCGGCCGGCCTCCTCGTGCCGACCTGGGTCGACGAGGTGCTCGGCTCGGTCGGACCGGGCTAA
- the treY gene encoding malto-oligosyltrehalose synthase yields the protein MAVVPSKVPTNTYRLQIRESFDLHEAAGRLAYLHDLGVDWVYLSPLLEAEPGSDHGYDVVRHDRIDPARGGREGFDVFVAEARRLGLGVLVDIVPNHVGVATPRLNAWWWDLLDQGRGSRYAEAFDVDWEFGDGRVRVPVVGDGDEGSVQRTDEGVSYHDHRFPAGDGYELVSWRAADDRLNWRRFFAVNTLAGIRVEEPWVFDESHVEIARWFAEGLVDGLRVDHPDGLRHPEAYLRDLATLTGGAYVLVEKILEPGEELPSSWATAGTTGYDVLGLVDRVLTDPAAAHALPGSDLDYVEMIHDTKRATADGILGSEVRRVVRELPPLDIADDVLVDAVAELVACFPVYRSYAPEGLEHLDTAVADARARRPDLAEAIATVSAVLRDATQPAAPRFEQTSGAVMAKGVEDCAFYRYNRLTSLNEVGGDPGHFSVGVDGFHDAMARRQSSWPHAMTTLSTHDTKRGEDVRARITALAEVPQQWTEALGRLQAAAPLSSEAFASLLWQAVLGAWDGDDPDLRPRLHAYAEKAMREAGDHTTWTAPDAAFEDSVHVAVDAAFDDPAVREVLDELLAKTVGPGFSNALAAKLVALTAPGVPDVYQGSELWEQSLVDPDNRRPVDFDLRAALLADVSLEHPAKAKLLATTTALRLRRDRPELFTTYTGVEADGDSADHVLAFDRGGVITVVTRLPLGLAARGGWGDTTLRLPPGEWRDLLTDWPTDGALSQLLTTYPVALLVKED from the coding sequence GTGGCCGTCGTCCCGTCCAAGGTCCCCACCAACACCTACCGGCTGCAGATCCGGGAGTCCTTCGACCTCCACGAGGCCGCCGGACGGCTGGCCTACCTGCACGACCTCGGGGTCGACTGGGTCTACCTGTCGCCGCTGCTCGAGGCCGAGCCCGGCTCCGACCACGGCTACGACGTCGTGCGGCACGACCGGATCGACCCCGCTCGTGGCGGCCGCGAGGGCTTCGACGTCTTCGTCGCCGAGGCGCGTCGGCTCGGGCTCGGTGTGCTCGTCGACATCGTGCCCAACCACGTCGGCGTCGCCACTCCCCGCCTCAACGCCTGGTGGTGGGACCTGCTCGACCAGGGCCGTGGGTCGCGCTACGCCGAGGCGTTCGACGTCGACTGGGAGTTCGGCGACGGGCGGGTGCGGGTGCCCGTGGTCGGCGACGGCGACGAGGGTTCGGTGCAGCGCACCGACGAGGGCGTCAGCTACCACGACCACCGCTTCCCGGCGGGCGACGGCTACGAGCTCGTCTCGTGGCGTGCGGCCGACGACCGGCTCAACTGGCGGCGCTTCTTCGCCGTCAACACCCTGGCCGGCATCCGCGTCGAGGAGCCCTGGGTCTTCGACGAGAGCCACGTCGAGATCGCGCGCTGGTTCGCCGAGGGACTCGTCGACGGCCTGCGCGTCGACCACCCCGACGGGCTGCGCCACCCCGAGGCCTACCTGCGCGACCTCGCGACCCTCACCGGTGGCGCCTACGTGCTCGTCGAGAAGATCCTCGAGCCCGGCGAGGAGCTGCCGTCGTCGTGGGCGACCGCCGGCACCACCGGCTACGACGTCCTGGGCCTGGTCGACCGCGTGCTGACCGACCCCGCCGCGGCGCACGCGCTGCCCGGCAGCGACCTCGACTACGTCGAGATGATCCACGACACCAAGCGCGCGACGGCCGACGGCATCCTCGGCTCGGAGGTACGCCGGGTCGTGCGCGAGCTGCCGCCGCTCGACATCGCCGACGACGTGCTCGTCGACGCGGTCGCCGAGCTCGTCGCGTGCTTCCCGGTCTACCGGTCCTACGCACCCGAGGGCCTCGAGCACCTCGACACCGCGGTGGCCGACGCCCGGGCGCGGCGGCCCGACCTGGCCGAGGCGATCGCGACCGTCTCAGCGGTGCTGCGCGACGCCACCCAGCCGGCCGCGCCGCGCTTCGAGCAGACCAGCGGTGCCGTGATGGCCAAGGGCGTCGAGGACTGCGCGTTCTACCGCTACAACCGACTCACGTCACTCAACGAGGTGGGCGGTGACCCCGGGCACTTCTCGGTGGGCGTCGACGGGTTCCACGATGCCATGGCCCGGCGACAGTCCTCGTGGCCGCACGCGATGACCACGCTGTCGACCCACGACACCAAGCGCGGCGAGGACGTGCGCGCCCGGATCACCGCGCTCGCCGAGGTGCCGCAGCAGTGGACCGAGGCCCTCGGGCGGCTCCAGGCCGCCGCGCCGCTGTCCTCCGAGGCGTTCGCGTCGCTGCTGTGGCAGGCCGTGCTCGGCGCGTGGGACGGCGACGACCCCGACCTGCGCCCACGGCTGCACGCCTACGCCGAGAAGGCGATGCGCGAGGCCGGCGACCACACCACGTGGACCGCGCCCGACGCCGCCTTCGAGGACTCCGTCCACGTCGCGGTCGACGCGGCCTTCGACGACCCCGCCGTGCGCGAGGTGCTCGACGAGCTGCTCGCCAAGACCGTCGGGCCCGGCTTCTCCAACGCGCTCGCCGCCAAGCTCGTCGCCCTGACCGCACCGGGAGTGCCCGACGTCTACCAGGGCTCCGAGCTCTGGGAGCAGTCGCTGGTCGACCCCGACAACCGGCGCCCGGTCGACTTCGACCTGCGTGCGGCCCTGCTCGCCGACGTCTCGCTCGAGCACCCCGCCAAGGCCAAGCTGCTGGCGACCACGACCGCGTTGCGCCTGCGTCGCGACCGGCCCGAGCTGTTCACGACGTACACCGGCGTCGAGGCCGACGGCGACTCCGCCGACCACGTCCTCGCCTTCGACCGGGGCGGGGTCATCACGGTGGTCACGCGCCTGCCGCTGGGTCTCGCGGCCCGGGGCGGCTGGGGCGACACGACCCTCCGGCTGCCACCGGGCGAGTGGCGCGACCTGCTGACCGACTGGCCGACCGACGGGGCGCTGTCACAGCTGCTCACGACCTACCCGGTGGCCCTGCTCGTCAAGGAGGACTGA
- a CDS encoding BLUF domain-containing protein, with protein MLSLTYVSSATDLLEVPTLMRLLVDWRVTNHARELSGMLLYSGGNIIQALEGPDQAVVTMFDTIGADARHHDVIEILRDPIDERAFPDWSMGFRHVSPDQIEATEGFNPFLQQATGAEAGASDSSAYRLMSMFKKNIR; from the coding sequence TTGTTGTCCCTGACCTACGTCAGCTCCGCCACCGACCTCCTGGAGGTCCCGACCCTGATGAGGCTCCTGGTCGACTGGCGAGTCACCAACCACGCTCGCGAGCTGAGCGGGATGCTCCTCTACAGCGGCGGCAACATCATCCAGGCCCTCGAGGGTCCCGATCAGGCCGTCGTGACGATGTTCGACACGATCGGTGCCGATGCCCGCCACCACGACGTGATCGAGATCCTGCGGGACCCGATCGACGAGCGAGCCTTCCCCGACTGGTCGATGGGCTTCCGCCACGTCAGCCCGGACCAGATCGAGGCGACCGAGGGCTTCAACCCGTTCCTGCAGCAGGCGACCGGCGCCGAGGCCGGCGCGTCCGACAGCTCGGCCTACCGGCTGATGTCGATGTTCAAGAAGAACATCCGCTGA